The sequence GGGCGCCGGCAAGCTCCGATCTAGAGCGCCACCGCCTCGAGCGCAGCTGTCGTGAGCGGAAGCCGCTGGTGCTCCAGCCAGTGGGCCACCAGCGGCCAGACCTCGCGCTCGGCGGCCTTGCTCACCAGCATTTCGATATGGCCGAAGTCGTCGCTGAAACCTTCGTCCTTCGCCAGCAGCAGGAAGTGCCGGTGTTCTTCCGGAACCTGTTCCAGCAGCTTGCGGCAAGCCCAGGCCGGGTCTTGCAGGTCACCCGCTGCGGCCACCGCCATCACCGGCATGCGCACCTCGGCCAGGCCCGCCCACCAGTCCCGCTCGGCATCGCCGAAGCGCCCGAACAGGCCGTGCCAGCGCAGGCTTTCCAGGGCGAGGCCAATGGGCTCGTCCTCCGGCCCACGCTTGAGCCAGGAACCGGAAAGCACCTCGAAGCGCTTGAGCAGCATGCGCCCGCCCCACTCCACCGGCGGCACCTTCAGCGGCCAGTAGTTGCGGCTGACCTGACTACCGAACAACGCGGCCGACGCCACGTCCTCCTCACCCAGGTAGTGGCCGCCCAGGGCCGCGGCCAGGGTGGTGCCACCCAGGGAATGGCCGATCCAGTGCGGCACCTGGCCGCTCTGCTCACGCACGAAGGCGGCGATGGCCGGCAGGTCGTAGCGCGCATAGTCGGCAACGCGATTGCGACGGTACTGCTGGTTGCGCGGCGACAGCCCGTGGCCGCGCATCTCGGCTATCCACGGGTCGAAACCGGCACGCGCCAGGTAGGGCGCAAGGCCCAGCCCCCTGGGCGAATACCAGAACCGGCGATTGGAAAAGCTGCCGTGCAACAGGATGACCGGAACGCCACGGCCGCCCTCCTGGCCGAAACGGCCAAGACGGGTCAGCACCAGTTCGACGCTGGGGTCAGGGCTGTTGGCGGGTTTCAGGCGATAGACGTCTTCAGTCAGGTCGCCACGGAGTTCCGCGCTCATCAGCGCAACGGGAAAGAGTTCGCTACTGCTTTGCATGATTGCTGCTTGCACAAAAAAGGGCGGGGTTGAGCCCGCCCTTTTCGCTACTACCGATGAAGGATCAGGCCTGACCTTCCGCGAGGAAGAACCAGGTGTCCAGCACTGAGTCGGGGTTCAGGGACACGCTTTCGATGCCCTGCTCCATCAGCCACTTGGCCAGGTCCGGATGGTCGGACGGGCCCTGGCCGCAGATGCCGATGTACTTGCCGGCCTTGTTGCAGGCGGCAATGGCATTGGCCAGCAGCTTCTTCACCGCCGGGTTACGCTCGTCGAACAGGTGCGCAACGATACCGGAGTCGCGGTCCAGGCCCAGGGTCAGCTGGGTCAGGTCGTTGGAGCCGATGGAGAAGCCGTCGAAGAACTCGAGGAACTCGTCGGCCAACAGGGCGTTGGACGGCAGTTCGCACATCATGATGACCTTCAGGCCGTTCTCGCCGCGCTTCAGGCCGTTGCTGGCCAGCAGCTCGACCACCTGGCTGGCTTCGCCCAGGGTACGGACGAAGGGCACCATGATCTCGACGTTGGTCAGGCCCATCTCGTTGCGCACTTTCTTCAGTGCGCGGCACTCCAGCTCGAAGCAGTCACGGAAGGACTCGCTGATGTAGCGCGAGGCGCCACGGAAGCCGAGCATGGGGTTCTCTTCTTCCGGCTCGTAGAGCTTGCCGCCGATCAGGTTGGCGTATTCGTTGGACTTGAAGTCCGACAGGCGCACGATGACCTTCTTCGGCCAGAAGGCCGCGGCCAGGGTGCTGATGCCTTCAACCAGCTTCTCGACGTAGAAGCCCACCGGGTCGCTGTAGCCGGCGATGCGCTTCTCGACGCTTTCCTTGATTTCCAGCGGCAGGCTGGCGAAGTTCAGCAGCGCCTTCGGGTGCACCCCGATCATGCGGTTGATGATGAACTCCAAGCGCGCCAGCCCCACACCCTCGTTGGGCAGCTGGGCGAAGTCGAAGGCGCGGTCAGGGTTGCCGACGTTCATCATGATCTTGAACGGCAGGTCGGGCATGGCGTCGACCGAGTTCTTGCGGATATCGAAGCCCAGCTGGCCTTCGAAGATGAAGCCGGTGTCGCCCTCGGCGCAGGAAACGGTCACGCCCTGGCCATCCTGCAGGACCTGGGTGGCGTTGCCGCAGCCCACTACCGCCGGGATGCCCAGTTCACGGGCGATGATCGCCGCGTGGCAGGTACGGCCGCCGCGGTTGGTGACGATGGCGCTGGCGCGCTTCATCACGGGCTCCCAGTCCGGGTCGGTCATGTCGGAGACCAGTACGTCGCCCGGCTGGACCTTGTCCATCTCGGAAACGTCGTGGATCACCTTCACCGGGCCGGCGCCGATGCGCTGGCCGATGGCACGGCCTTCCACCAGGACCTTGCCCTTTTCCTTCAGCAGGTAGCGCTCCATCACGGTGGCGCTGGCGCGGCTCTTCACGGTTTCCGGACGGGCCTGAACGATGTACAGCTTGCCGTCGTCACCGTCCTTGGCCCATTCGATGTCCATCGGACGGCCGTAGTGCTTCTCGATGATCAGGGCCTGCTTGGCCAGTTCGGTCACTTCGGCGTCGGAAAGGGCGAAGCGGGCGCGGTCGGCACGATCCACGTCGACGGTCTTCACCGACTTGCCGGCCTTGGCTTCCTCGCCGTAGATCATCTTGATCGCCTTGCTGCCCAGGTTGCGGCGCAGGATGGCGGGACGGCCGGCTTCCAGGGTGGCTTTGTGCACATAGAACTCGTCGGGGTTCACGGCGCCTTGCACCACGGTCTCGCCGAGGCCGTAGGCGGCGGTGATGAACACCACGTCACGGAAGCCGGATTCGGTATCCAGGGTGAACATCACGCCGGCAGTGCCGGTTTCCGAACGGACCATGCGCTGGACGCCGGCGGACAGGGCGACCAGCTTGTGGTCGAAGCCCTGGTGCACGCGGTAGGCGATGGCGCGGTCGTTGAACAGGGAGGCGAAGACCTCCTTGGCGGCGCGGATCACGTTGTCCACGCCCCGGATGTTGAGGAAGGTTTCCTGCTGGCCGGCGAAGGAAGCGTCGGGCAGGTCCTCGGCGGTAGCGGACGAACGTACCGCAACGGCCATGTTGTCGTTACCGCCGGCCATGGCGGCGAACGCGGTACGGATCTCGCTGTTCAGGCGCTCCGGGAACTCGGCGTCCATGACCCACTGGCGGATCTGCGCACCGGTCTTGGCCAGGGCGGCTACGTCGTCGACGTCCAGTGCGTCCAGCGCGGCGTGGATACGCTCGTTCAGACCGCTCTGCTCGAGGAAGTCACGGTAGGCCTGGGCAGTAGTGGCGAAACCACCGGGAACGGAAACACCGGCGCCCGCCAGATTGCTGATCATCTCGCCCAGGGATGCGTTCTTGCCCCCCACATGCTCAACATCGTGAACGCCGAGCTTATCGAGGGAAACTACGTACTCTACCAAGGTGATCTCTCCACTGATTGTTGGAAAAGCTCAAACGGAACGGGTCCGCTGCGTTCTGGCTTTGGTCCAGAAAAATACGTCACAATGCCGACCGGCTCGGGCCTGGCGAAAACGCGGCCTATCATAGCCAAGAATCGTTCCTGACTTAAGGCTTTTGGCGCAAATGAAACGAACCGCTTTCTTCATCTCCGA is a genomic window of Pseudomonas resinovorans NBRC 106553 containing:
- a CDS encoding alpha/beta fold hydrolase; amino-acid sequence: MQSSSELFPVALMSAELRGDLTEDVYRLKPANSPDPSVELVLTRLGRFGQEGGRGVPVILLHGSFSNRRFWYSPRGLGLAPYLARAGFDPWIAEMRGHGLSPRNQQYRRNRVADYARYDLPAIAAFVREQSGQVPHWIGHSLGGTTLAAALGGHYLGEEDVASAALFGSQVSRNYWPLKVPPVEWGGRMLLKRFEVLSGSWLKRGPEDEPIGLALESLRWHGLFGRFGDAERDWWAGLAEVRMPVMAVAAAGDLQDPAWACRKLLEQVPEEHRHFLLLAKDEGFSDDFGHIEMLVSKAAEREVWPLVAHWLEHQRLPLTTAALEAVAL
- the ppsA gene encoding phosphoenolpyruvate synthase, which codes for MVEYVVSLDKLGVHDVEHVGGKNASLGEMISNLAGAGVSVPGGFATTAQAYRDFLEQSGLNERIHAALDALDVDDVAALAKTGAQIRQWVMDAEFPERLNSEIRTAFAAMAGGNDNMAVAVRSSATAEDLPDASFAGQQETFLNIRGVDNVIRAAKEVFASLFNDRAIAYRVHQGFDHKLVALSAGVQRMVRSETGTAGVMFTLDTESGFRDVVFITAAYGLGETVVQGAVNPDEFYVHKATLEAGRPAILRRNLGSKAIKMIYGEEAKAGKSVKTVDVDRADRARFALSDAEVTELAKQALIIEKHYGRPMDIEWAKDGDDGKLYIVQARPETVKSRASATVMERYLLKEKGKVLVEGRAIGQRIGAGPVKVIHDVSEMDKVQPGDVLVSDMTDPDWEPVMKRASAIVTNRGGRTCHAAIIARELGIPAVVGCGNATQVLQDGQGVTVSCAEGDTGFIFEGQLGFDIRKNSVDAMPDLPFKIMMNVGNPDRAFDFAQLPNEGVGLARLEFIINRMIGVHPKALLNFASLPLEIKESVEKRIAGYSDPVGFYVEKLVEGISTLAAAFWPKKVIVRLSDFKSNEYANLIGGKLYEPEEENPMLGFRGASRYISESFRDCFELECRALKKVRNEMGLTNVEIMVPFVRTLGEASQVVELLASNGLKRGENGLKVIMMCELPSNALLADEFLEFFDGFSIGSNDLTQLTLGLDRDSGIVAHLFDERNPAVKKLLANAIAACNKAGKYIGICGQGPSDHPDLAKWLMEQGIESVSLNPDSVLDTWFFLAEGQA